Below is a window of Armatimonadota bacterium DNA.
TCTCGTCGGCGACATCATCGACCTCTGGGTGGTCATGAAAGCCGGCAAGTGGCAGCAGGCCCATACCGACGTCGTCCGACAGATCCTCAGCCTGTCCAAGCTCGGGGTCAAAATCTACTACACCCCCGGCAACCATGACGCCTTCCTGCGGCGGCTCAACGGCTCCGACTTCGGCAACATCCGGATCGACCACAGCGTGACCCACGTCTGCGCCGACGGCAAGCGGCTCGAAGTCGTGCACGGAGACCTTCTCGACAAGTCGGTCAAATGGGTTCCGCTCGCATGGGCCGCCGCTTGGGTCTACGAAAGCGTCACGGTGTTCAACGGCTGGGTCAATGCGCGCCGCAAACGGGCCGGAAAGGAACAGACCGACTTCAGCACGATCCTCAAGAAGAGGCTGAAGAAGTACATCGGGGGAAAGACCGATTTCGAAGACCGGCTCCTGAGCAACGCCCTTTCGGCAGGCTTTGACGGCGTGGTCTGCGGCCACATCCACCGTCCCGGCATCCAGGTCGGCGACGACGGGGGACTTTACATCAACACGGGAGACTGGGTCGAACACGGCACCGCCGTCGTCGAACGGGACGACGGCAAACTCGAACTCGTCCTGTGGGACGACTTGAAGGAAGTCTGGGGGACGGGGCCGGACCCCGACGTGACGGCCTCCAAACCGAAGAGGCTGTTCCGCACGCGGAGACGCGGTGAGCGCGCATGCGCGTCAAGTTCTACGAGGCTCTAGGCGTCCGGGCACTTTACGCCGCCGTCGCCTGGATCGTGCGCGAGCCGACGTTGCCGCCGTCTTCGGGCGCACCGCCGACGTCCGTCGACAAGCCCAAAATGGCCGAGATCCGGCGCGAATCGCGGTACTTCGCCGCCGCCAACCTGGCCCGGGCCGCCTGCTACGTCCCGCATTTCGTCGCGTTCCTCGTCTGGCCCTATAAGGCCGGGCTCGTCTATGTGATCGGGCTCTTCGTCCTTCACGGGATCATGTTCGCCGTCGAGAACTACAAGACGGCGCTGTGCGACACCTGGGCGCCGCACCTTCCCGACAAGCTGGAACCGAAGAAGATCGCTCCGACATGGCCGACGGGCTGGTTCGCCCTGATGTCGTTCGAGACGGAACGCTTCTACAGACTGATCGGAATGGAGGCCTTCCGTCGATTCGTGACCTACATGATGAACATGCTGACCTTCGGTTTCTCAGGGAAGAAGGTCGACTTCATCCCCGCTCCGAAACGGTCGCACACCGTGGTCTTCGAACTCGAAACCCGGGTCTCGGAGACCGTCCACTTCTTCAGCGCACTCACGATCGGGCCCCTGGTCTGGTTCTCGTGGGCGGCCGCGCCCTTAGGCGTCAGCCTCTGGTCGACGGTCGTCGTGTTCGGAGATCTTGGCCTCGCTCTGCTCCAGCGTTACCACCGCGTCCGAGTCTGGCCCGTCTTGCGGCGCATGCTGGAGCGGAAGAAGTGAAGGTCTTGCTCCTCAGCGCGTCGACGGGCAACGGTCACATGAGCGCGGCGAGGGCGATCGAAGCCGAGCTGAAGGCCCGCGGTCACGACGCCACGACGGTCGACGTGCTCGACCACACGGGCAAGGGGTTCCGAGGTTGGTACCGCGGCGGCTATGAAGTGCTCGTCCGGAAGAAGCCGCAGCTCTGGGGGCGGCTCTACAAGGCCTCCGACAGAAAGCTTTTCAGTTACTACTTCCAGACCGGGCTCGACCACACCTTCGTCGGCCGCATGCGGCGGTACTTCGAGACCGAGCGTCCCGACTGGGCGCTGTGCACCCACTCCTTGCCCCAACCGGCGCTGGCCCGCTGGCGCAAGCGGACCCGTTTCAAGATAGGGGTCGTCGTCACCGACCTCTATCCCCAGCTCATGTGGCTGCGCGGCGATCCGGACTGGTTCTTCGTCCCCGGCGAGTGGTCGCTCTCGACGCTGATCGAGCGCCATCCTCGCGCCAAGGGTCGGACGACGGTGACGGGCATCCCGATCGACCCGGTGTTCGCCGCTCCGCAGGGCCGCTCGGAAGCTCGGAAGGCGATGGGCCTCGATCCGGACAAGCGGACGGTCCTCGTGACGAGCGGCGGGATCGGAGGCGGGCCGATGGGCGAGGTCGCGACAGCCCTGCGCTCGCTCGAAGGGGATTTCCAAGCCGTGCTCGTCTGCGGCCGGAGCGAGGCCGCGGTCCAGTCGGCCAACGCTGCCGCACAAGGCGACCGTAGGTTGCAGATCAAGGGCCATCAACCGATCGAAGCGATGGCGGGCTTCATGCATGCGAGCGACCTGATCGTGGCCAAGCCCGGCGGCATCACGACCTTCGAGGCGCTGGCTTCGGGCCTTCCGTTCGTGGTCTTCGAGCCGTTCCTGATCCCAGGCCAAGAGGAGTTGAACGCCGAGTTTCTGGTCGATGAAGGGATTGGCGTACGGGTCGGGTCAGCGTCCGATCTCGGTTCCGTGCTTGGCGGCTTGTTGAGCGACGACGCTCGTCGCAGTGGGATGTCTGCCCAGGCGCTGGTCCATGCGCGGCCACGGGCCGCACGAGAGATCGTCACCCGGCTCGAAGAATTGGCGTAAGCGTGAGACCGACGGCATCCTGCGCTTCGATCGAGCGAACGGATGGAGCTGGACGGGTGGCCCGGTCTGGCAACGCGCCATAGCGAGCCCACCGAGCGCGACTGTCCCGTTGCAGACCGGGTCGAGGACGTTGGCTGCCTCCAGACTCCGGAAACGACCTCATGCCGCACGCCGCGGAACCTAGTCTAGAGGCAGCAGACGGCCCTTCTATTGAGACGACGCGCCTGCCGCAACCTCTTCTTCGATCCAGCCGTAGCCCTTTTCTTCCAGTTCCAGGGCAAGTTCCTTCCCGCCGCTACGGACCAACCGCCCGTCCATCATGACGTGGACGAAGTCGGGGACGATGTAATTGAGCAGCCGCTGATAGTGCGTGACGACGAGGAAACCCCGCTCCGGCGAGCGTAGGGCGTTGACCCCGTTGGCGACCGTCTGAAGGGCGTCGATGTCGAGCCCCGAATCGGTCTCGTCGAGGACGCAAAGGCTCGGCTCGAGCACCGCCATCTGGAAGATCTCGTTGCGCTTCTTCTCTCCGCCACTGAACCCTTCGTTGACGGACCGGGTCAACATCTCTTCAGGCAGACCGAGCAGTTTGACCTTCTCCTTGATGTACTGCAGGAAGGCGAACGCGTCCATCTCGTCCAACCCGTTGGCCTTTCGGTTGGCGTTCAGGGCCGTCCGGAGGAAATACGCGTTGCTGACTCCCGGGATCTCGACCGGATACTGGAACGCCAGGAAAACGCCCTTGTGGGCCCGCTCCTCGGGCTCCATCGCAAGCAGGTCTTCGCCGTCGAGAAGGACCCCACCCTCGGTCACCTCGTACGTCTCACGACCGGCGAGGACGTTCGCCAGCGTCGACTTGCCGCTGCCGTTCGGCCCCATGATCGCGTGGACCTCGCCCGCGCCGACCTTGAGCGACACACCCTTGAGGATTTCGCGCCCCTCTTCAGCGACGACGGCGTGCAGGTTCTGGATCTCAAGCATGGTGATGCCAATAGTTTACGGTCTTATGAAGGAGGGTTCCGGGAGCCGGCCCACCGCAGACCGCCGGCGTCCGCGCCCCGAGCGGGTCTCTAAGCGGCGGCCGAACCCTGGTCTTGGACGTACCGGGCGAAGTCCTCGGCGCTCATCGGTTTGGCCAGGTGATAGCCTTGTCCGGTCGTACAGCCCATGTCGCGGAGCTGTTCGACCTGCCCCAGGGACTCCAGGCCCTCGGCCGTCACGTCCAGGTTCATGGCCTCGGACAACATCAGGATCGCGCTGATGATCGGAACGGCCTTCGTCTCGGAGTCCAGTTGGCTGACGAACGAACGGTCGATCTTGACCGTGTCCAGGGGGAAGTTCCCCAGGCTCGCCATCGACGAATAGCCCGTGCCGAAGTCGTCGATCGCGAGCAGGACGCCAAGGTCGCGAAGGGCGACGAGCTTGACGTTGGCCTCCTCCACGTTCTCGATCAGCACGGACTCCGTGATCTCGAGCTTGAGGTGCCTCGGTTCCAGGCCCGTCTTATGGAGCACGTCCGAAACCGTCTCGACGATGTCCGGGCGCTGCAGTTGCTTCCCTGAGAGGTTGACACTGACGCCCAAGTCGGGAAGGCCCAAGACGCTCTGCCACGTTTTGACCTGACGGCACGCCTGTTCCAAGACCCAAGCGCCGATCGAAATGATCGACCCCGTTTCCTCGGCGATCGGGATGAAAAGCCCGGGCGGGATCAGTCCCTTCGACGGATGACGCCAACGGAGCAAGGCCTCGACGCCTTGGATCTCGCCCTTGGCCAGGCCGATCAGGGGCTGGTAGACGATCTCGAACTCGTCGTTGACCAAGGCCTGCCGCAGTCCGGTCTCGATCTCGAGCCGTTCGACCGCCCGCATGTTCATCGAAGGTTCGAACATGGCGAACGTCGACTTGCCGCTCCCTTTCGCGTGGTACATGGCGGTGTCCGCGTCCCGCAGCAGGGCCGGGGTCGTCGTGTCGCCGCTGTCCGTGTGCCGGATCCCGATGCTGGCCGAGACGTAGATTTCGGACTCTTCGAACCGGATCGGGGCCCTGAGGCGTTCGGCGATCCGATGGACGACGTGCAGCGCGGAATCGGCGTCGGGGAGATCTTCGAGGAGGAGGACGAACTCGTCGCCTCCCCAACGGGCGACCGTGTCGCCTGGCCGGACGCAGTCTTGCAGCCGGGCCGCGACTTCGACGAGGATCGTGTCGCCCGCGTCGTGTCCCAAGCTGTCGTTGACGACTTTGAAGTTGTCGAGGTCAAGGAACATGACGCAAAGCCCGGAGGTCTTCCGCCGGAGCATCTGGATCCCGTGATTGAGCCGGTCGAGGAACAACAGTCGGTTCGGCAGTCTCGTCACGTTGTCCTGAAAGGCCTGGCGCTCGAGTTCCAACTCCAAGACCTTACGGTCCGTGATGTCCTTCATGAACACGTGGGTGAAACCTTGTTGCCCGTTCCCGTGCCCCGAGGCGACGAGGACGATCTCGACGAAGATCCGGTCGCCGGACTTCGTCCGTGCTTCAGCTTCGAACTCCGCCTTCCCGTGGCTGCAGGCTTCGAGGAACCCGACCCGGACTTTGGCCTGCTGGCTCGGGTCGAAGGCGATGTTCCATTGGTCCGACGTCATCTCTCCGGACTCGAACCCGAGGATCCTTTCGAAAGCCGAGTTGACCTTGACGCACTTACCCTCGCTGTCGAAGATCGCGATCCCCTCGACCGCGAACTGGAGCGACTCGTTGAGGCGGCGCAGGTCTTCCGTGCGTTCCAGGATCTTCCGCTCGAGACCGTCGTGGCTCTGCCTGAGTTTGTCCTCGCTGTCCTTGAGGCTCTCATGAGTCCTTCCCAGACTCTCGAGAAGGCTGTTGATCTTGGACGATAGGCTCGTGATCTCGTCTTGGCCCGTGACCCCCACGCGGATCCTGACGTCGGTCTCGTCCGTGATCTCGTCGACTTCTTGGGTCAGCTTCGTGAGCCGGCGCAAGACCGACGCCTCCAACGCGAACAACGTGACGAGGGTAAAGGCGAAGGCGACGACCGCCAACTGCTCGGTGAGGAAGCTCGTACTTCGTTGTCCCTGGAGATAGATCGAGCGCGGTTCGATGATCTTGAGGATCCGGACGTTCTTGCCGAAGACGTCCTTCACCAAGGTGTAGCCCGCGATGTTGAACTCGTCGATCGGAGCGACGAAACGCCCGGCATGACCTTCGAGACCGTCCAGAGCCTTCGTGTCCGACTCCGAAAGGCGGGCCCGGTCGCCCGGCAAGAGCCGGAGCGGCAGGTGCACCTGGCGGGACACGGCTCCGAGGAACGCCCCGTCGAAGTACCGGACGAAGACGATCCAACCCCTCGCCGGACCCGTTCCCGCCGTCGTCATGATCGGTCGGACCGAGAACGCGGTCAGGGCGCCTTGATGTTCGATGATCCCGCAGGCCGCCCGACCCTTGCCCGGCCTTTCGGCGAGCGGACGGTCGAACCGCAGTTGCCGGTAGACGGCGGCCGCGTCCGGGCTCTTCGTGCCCGGTATCCGGTCGAGCGAGCGGGAGTAGAACAGCTTCCCGTCTGCGCCGACGTAGAGGATGGCGTCAATTTCGAGGCTGACGGTCGAGAGGTTGGATTCGATGTAGGCCGGGTTCTTGTCGGCCATGAACTTGTAGGTGTCGTCCCACTCCGACCAGTCGATGCTCTTGCCGTGGACGTCGTCGGACGCTTCCTTGATCGCGTCCAGGGTGCGGGAGACGTCCTGCTCGACGTGCTGTCGTTCGAGTTCGGTGAAGCTGCGTCCCAGGACGAACTGCGACAGCCCGCTCGTCGCCGCAACGAGGCTTGCGGCCGTTACGAGGAGAATGACGAGCGTCCGCTGCCTTAACCTCATTCGTCTCCTTTGCCCGAGACGGCCCTGGCGCCTCGTCCCATAGGACGGGCTGGAGCGACCCTCGCCAGATCCCGCCTTCCCGTGAGGTTGTTCCGGGTGCGGGAGTCGGCCCGCCCCTCACCGTTACCGGTTGAAAGTCGCCGATTCTGAGGACATTCAGGTGCGGCGCCAGTTCCAGGCGACACGGACGGCCCTGCCCGTCTCGGTTAGAATGACGGCATGCTCGTCGCTGCGCTGATGACCGCGATCCTGCCAAGGAGCCACGCCCGGCCTCTGGTCAAGCTGGAACCGGTCCCCTTCACCCAGGTCACGGTCCAAGACCGCTTCTGGTCGCCCCGGCGCGAGACCAACCGGAAGGTGAGCCTGGCCCACAGCCTCGACCAGCTCGAGAAGGCGGGGAACATCGAAGACCTCGAACTCGCCGCTGCTGGAAAGCGCACGGGGTTCAAGGGACTGGTCTTCATGGATTCCGACCTTTACAAGACCATCGAAGCGTGTTCCTACAGCCTGGCCACGGACCCTGACCCAGCGCTCTCCAAACGGCTCGACGGCGTCATCGAGAAGATCGCCGCCGCCCAGATGCCTGACGGCTACCTCAACACGTATTATCAGATCAACGCGCCGGACAAGCGGTTCACGAACCTCGCTTGGAACCACGAGCTCTATTGTGCCGGCCACTTGTTCGAAGCCGCCGTCGCGCACCACGCCGCCACGGGCCGCTCGAACCTCCTGTCCGTCGCGACGAAGTTCGCCGACCTGTTGTGCCGGACGTTCGGCGACGGGCCTGGACAGCGCGAAGGCTATTGCGGCCATCCGGAAATCGAACTGGCCCTTGTCAAACTCTGGAAAGAGACGGGGAACAGGGAGTACTTCCGCTTGGCCAATTACTTCATCGAAGCGAGGGGCTCCAAGTTTTTTGCCAAGGAGCAGGGCGTCCCGCTCGACAAATATGACGGCGAGTACTACCAGGACAACGTCCCGATCCGGGAGCACGATGCGATCGTCGGGCACGCCGTCCGCGCCGGCTATCTCATGTCGGGGGTCGTGGACGTCGCCCGGGAGACCGGGGACGACGGACTCCTCCAAATGGTCGATCGGGTTTGGAAGAACACCGTCCTAAAGAAGATGTACCTGACCGGCGGTATCGGCCCGAGCGGAAGTAACGAGGGCTTTACCGTCGACTATGACCTTCCGAACGCCACGGCTTATCAAGAAACGTGCGCATCGGTGGCGATGGTGATGTGGAACCACCGCTTGGCCGTCCTTTACGGCGACGCCCGGTACGCGGACGTCATGGAGCGCTCGCTCTACAACGGGGTGCTCGCGGGGTACTCGATGGACGGTAAGCGCTACTTCTACGTCAACCCGCTCGAATCGAGGGGAGGACACCACCGACAGGACTGGTTCGGCTGTGCGTGTTGTCCGCCCAACGTCGCTCGGACCTTGGCCCAGCTC
It encodes the following:
- a CDS encoding UDP-2,3-diacylglucosamine diphosphatase — its product is MTSLNPARLRYRAVFVSDVHLGSAGCRVDEFQRFLGAVDCDYLYLVGDIIDLWVVMKAGKWQQAHTDVVRQILSLSKLGVKIYYTPGNHDAFLRRLNGSDFGNIRIDHSVTHVCADGKRLEVVHGDLLDKSVKWVPLAWAAAWVYESVTVFNGWVNARRKRAGKEQTDFSTILKKRLKKYIGGKTDFEDRLLSNALSAGFDGVVCGHIHRPGIQVGDDGGLYINTGDWVEHGTAVVERDDGKLELVLWDDLKEVWGTGPDPDVTASKPKRLFRTRRRGERACASSSTRL
- the sufC gene encoding Fe-S cluster assembly ATPase SufC; translation: MLEIQNLHAVVAEEGREILKGVSLKVGAGEVHAIMGPNGSGKSTLANVLAGRETYEVTEGGVLLDGEDLLAMEPEERAHKGVFLAFQYPVEIPGVSNAYFLRTALNANRKANGLDEMDAFAFLQYIKEKVKLLGLPEEMLTRSVNEGFSGGEKKRNEIFQMAVLEPSLCVLDETDSGLDIDALQTVANGVNALRSPERGFLVVTHYQRLLNYIVPDFVHVMMDGRLVRSGGKELALELEEKGYGWIEEEVAAGASSQ
- a CDS encoding EAL domain-containing protein encodes the protein MRLRQRTLVILLVTAASLVAATSGLSQFVLGRSFTELERQHVEQDVSRTLDAIKEASDDVHGKSIDWSEWDDTYKFMADKNPAYIESNLSTVSLEIDAILYVGADGKLFYSRSLDRIPGTKSPDAAAVYRQLRFDRPLAERPGKGRAACGIIEHQGALTAFSVRPIMTTAGTGPARGWIVFVRYFDGAFLGAVSRQVHLPLRLLPGDRARLSESDTKALDGLEGHAGRFVAPIDEFNIAGYTLVKDVFGKNVRILKIIEPRSIYLQGQRSTSFLTEQLAVVAFAFTLVTLFALEASVLRRLTKLTQEVDEITDETDVRIRVGVTGQDEITSLSSKINSLLESLGRTHESLKDSEDKLRQSHDGLERKILERTEDLRRLNESLQFAVEGIAIFDSEGKCVKVNSAFERILGFESGEMTSDQWNIAFDPSQQAKVRVGFLEACSHGKAEFEAEARTKSGDRIFVEIVLVASGHGNGQQGFTHVFMKDITDRKVLELELERQAFQDNVTRLPNRLLFLDRLNHGIQMLRRKTSGLCVMFLDLDNFKVVNDSLGHDAGDTILVEVAARLQDCVRPGDTVARWGGDEFVLLLEDLPDADSALHVVHRIAERLRAPIRFEESEIYVSASIGIRHTDSGDTTTPALLRDADTAMYHAKGSGKSTFAMFEPSMNMRAVERLEIETGLRQALVNDEFEIVYQPLIGLAKGEIQGVEALLRWRHPSKGLIPPGLFIPIAEETGSIISIGAWVLEQACRQVKTWQSVLGLPDLGVSVNLSGKQLQRPDIVETVSDVLHKTGLEPRHLKLEITESVLIENVEEANVKLVALRDLGVLLAIDDFGTGYSSMASLGNFPLDTVKIDRSFVSQLDSETKAVPIISAILMLSEAMNLDVTAEGLESLGQVEQLRDMGCTTGQGYHLAKPMSAEDFARYVQDQGSAAA
- a CDS encoding glycoside hydrolase family 127 protein, which encodes MLVAALMTAILPRSHARPLVKLEPVPFTQVTVQDRFWSPRRETNRKVSLAHSLDQLEKAGNIEDLELAAAGKRTGFKGLVFMDSDLYKTIEACSYSLATDPDPALSKRLDGVIEKIAAAQMPDGYLNTYYQINAPDKRFTNLAWNHELYCAGHLFEAAVAHHAATGRSNLLSVATKFADLLCRTFGDGPGQREGYCGHPEIELALVKLWKETGNREYFRLANYFIEARGSKFFAKEQGVPLDKYDGEYYQDNVPIREHDAIVGHAVRAGYLMSGVVDVARETGDDGLLQMVDRVWKNTVLKKMYLTGGIGPSGSNEGFTVDYDLPNATAYQETCASVAMVMWNHRLAVLYGDARYADVMERSLYNGVLAGYSMDGKRYFYVNPLESRGGHHRQDWFGCACCPPNVARTLAQLGGYAYATSSEALWVNLFVQGSVKARVAGGDVKVDVKTDYPWDGTVEFTVRSSPQRPFGLRVRIPDWCRSAKVQVNGRSTSLPATTDGYAEFKRSWKPGDRLTVRLDMPARAVQANPMVKDDAGKLAYMRGPLVYCAEQTDNEAPLDRTAIPAMVALDVVRRPDLFGGAVVLKAHGTVSPSAKWEGGLYRDAGSVGQSEVTMVPYYAWDNRKAGLMKVWFPVNPPPPVVAGLEHDAKVSLSFVSGNAQPSGINDGAEPKSSGEQPAALTHWWPHKGGTEWVQYTWTKPVTTGRLQVYWFDDTGRGECRLPESWKVEYESGGTWKPIEAKFDVKKDSWCEATFRTVTTQALRLSVKMKDGWAAGIHEWRVWAAGD